AACAGTTCTGACACCTCGTTTTCATAACTTTGAGAATCAATAATGAAGGATAAATTCGGTAGACCGTTTGGAACAGCAATATACAAAGTGAATGGCTAATTAACAAGTGCAAAACGTCTGTAAATTGATGTAGAACAACAACGAATCAACAGGTCATTTATGTAACTGAGAGCCCGGACAATCTATATTACCAGACACTTATTTTCTGTTGCCGTGAATTCCGTCCTCAGAGGCTGAAAAGCGAGCGAAAAGAAAAGGCACCAATTATTCACAAAGATCTTAACATTACGAGTGTAAAGAACTAAGTGAATCACTCTCTTCTGTTCCACTGCAAAGTTAATATTGTGTTTCAATGCGACATTTTGCGCGGCGCAAAATCGCATTGCAGTTACGCGCGATACTTTCACTTAGGCGCCGTAGATGGCGCTAGACAATTTAACCGGAGGAGATCCGCCGGTCGGTGCGTTCGCGTTGAAACGTGTTTGCGTACGCGTTACCGATGCGCGGTTCTACGCGTAGGTAAGTTTAACGCGATCAGCACtgtaaatcgttggatttgcccatcaaagtgactccatgtatgcgtccggtcccacaacgcttggtctactgtacactgtacgtatggtacgtacgccacacatgttatgcacaagggaagaaaggctggactagaagttgtttacaggattgacagcgcatatgcatgcaattcaaaagagccgccgcgcgcacagacgatcggcaataggatttaacacgcagtgcagTGGGACAGAGTAACCAAAGCACACGtcactcatttcagcgcttcctattggctacattcttgaacccattttataatatggCTTATTTAGTAACTGATCTTATCACGTAATGTTGAAGGGATCACTCCAGGGAATGCAGAAAAATCTGTGAAACActcggtgaaagtttgattaaaatcagacaatctattCAGTTTCATTGATGAATTTGTAGAGTTTTTGTCGACCATATGCAGTCTTCACCAGATGGAAACTCTACAACAGTATGTATGATAGAGCCATAGAATCATGTAAAGTAAATTGTATAGGAAATATTACAAATCTTTGTGTTCAAAGAAAAGTATGTGTTCCCCTGATTGGTTATCGAGATGTTGTATGGCAAATGTTGTTTTCCATGGCTTTGAAGGAGTAAGGTATTTATATTAAAGTACTCATGTGATGTCCTGGAAAAAAGGAATGTTTGTGATATTCTCTGTTTATTTTCTCTATATTGTTCTACTGCTGTGACATCGCAAATTGGTTCCATTTAGAGAGGGGATGTTAAATAGAAGAAACCCAAACTTTGCTAATTCATAGCCCTTGACTGAATTCCTGGCTTTCCTTGAAAATTTTTAGTGTTATCACCTGGATTTTCTGGCTTTTGCTGATGTGCTGATAGGATAGACTTGACTAAATGGCAGTCTCCCTGTTTTCCCCGCCTTTCCTTTCACAGTGAAGCGCAGGGAGCACATTGACTGCCAGCCGATCCAGGAGCAAGTGCAGCGAGCCGAGGCGCAGTACGTTGAACTCATGACGAACATCTTCGCCAAACTCAGGTGAGTTTATAAAGCATTCCGTGTGTTGTGCAGTTCGATGCTTGGTGTGTGGTATATTTGGACCACGGAATATCGGCAATTGAATCTTTTGTTTCCATGGGTGTTTACATGCTGTGGAGTCAATAAGAATGTGGGGCTGGTGTTTGCCgataagaaaataatgattatggtAAATACAGCATTTGTGATTTGCCATTTATCTAGTGACCTACTCTGACATGCAGAAGGACATACCTTACAGAGCGAATAACATACTGTCAAGTGAAAAGGAGATGAGAAAGTTAGAAATATGTGatccgctacaacaaaaggatccaaaagtcttgggaggacaattttctgaaaatggcatgacattattcccttactcttctactttaatttcatatatagcacaactaataaaagtactcagttgcggatatatcgatgattttataagcgcatgtcaagtggttgaggaaatcagagtttcaagaaaaatgccttcaaaattttccttccgatgctatcatgatcaaggggaggccaGACAGTtctcaccgcttgacaatagaaggcatgctcctagcgacctccgtgatgttcattcaagcttagcgccagcggtctacgcatgaccagtcagtaatcaggatgccacgcactgaccaataagatcactccttcgttgctaggggcggagtctagctgcggcgctaaatccaaatcttcaagACACgtttctgttgtgttgaaagtccgaaaatcatggcccagaaaatgctgatttcttgcctcTCCTTTGATCGTTTGTCTTCGAAATTTAgacagatgatagacaaaacattagactacaaaattatgccaaaaacagaaatccgtttgttttgaccaattttgatgatgtgacttcaaagtcgattttctcggctcagccgtcagcaactttaggatccttttgttgtagtgggtcacatattATCTAACAAatctaacaaataattaatcaaaacAAGGTgcacatatacagtgtatattactTTGGATTTTAGATTCTTTACAAATGTTTCTATGGAGTTGCAGATCAGATCCTCAATGGAAGCTTCACTACTTTGAGCTCTCAATTATCTGGTTCAAGTCAGAAGCCTGTGTGAATTTGACTCATACCCGCTGTGCACAACAGAGGAAGGCTCAGTGTGCAACCTCtttttgtacaaaaaatgaGGTGATTTTGATGCCATGAATTCAGCATTTTGAGGTTTTTATAACAATCAATGCCAATGAGGATTGTAGGACAAACTGTCATTCTTGAAGGTACTTTGGATGTATGTCTTCGGTGGCGCAGTAATGAAGACAGCATACATGCAGTTCTGCATCTCAACAGGTCTTCCAAAGATTGACAATTTGTCCCATCATCGGAAATTAGAAGTTGATTGATTGTTACAGTGTATGtatccagtttttttttttttttgaggcaaCGAGGCCTACAACTCGAAattaggcaaagtatatttattttggatcaaaaattcaaacaaaataaggGGAAGTGGAAGAAATGCAAAGCGAGAAGCCATATGAAGGATGCGATGTTGTGAAGGGATCCTACATTGACCATAAGAAGCATGCAGCAGCGCACGATGTCAGAACTGCTTTGTGATGTTTGTtaaaaattttatattttgacaagCGCGACGCGCGGTGCAAAGCATAGCGCAATGTCAGAATTgtcttgtgatgtcacaattgtttgTTAAAATATGTTACATTACACAGAGCGACAGGTACAAAGCTGcgcacaatttcagaattgctttgtgacatcgttttgcaaatagtatactatttgcaaaatatcGTCATAGAAGTggcattttgcaaatagtactttCTTAAGTGTCAACTTTCTCACATAGCTGAAAATACCTATAATCACATGAAGCTCTTTGAACCAATCACGAGAggataaatttttgatccaaaatataatgaGATCTAGTGTAGGCTAGAAGGCCAGCATGGCAGTGGCTCTGATTGCTCTGTGTGTTTTTTAGTCTGATTTTTTGCACGTTTTGCGCTCTGTAACCTAGTTGATGCCGTAATGCCATGCATATGACAAAAACATGCATGGTGTACGGGGGAAAAATAGATGTGTATAACAGGCCCAGCACAAATATCAGAAATATTTACAGCCGGCTTTCGAGTCAGCAGTTCCATAGAGCCTTCGAAAATTACGTTCTGGGTCGCATCTGCTGAAACAGTATTACCGTGTGCCAAAAATACAATCCTTTGGATACTGTTCTGTGTACGAACCAAGAGGTTATTCTTTCTTGAGGAGTTCTTACGAAGGACTGTGGTAGAAGAGAAAGAGACTAGAGGGAGAGGTCTCAACGTTTTGGACAGTTTTACTCTCTATCATCCGCAAACAAAATGGAGGGGAGGGTGCGGGAGGTTAATGGAGGGTTAACGCCGACCTGGAAGGGGGCGCTTGGCTGCTAGGCTTCGATGCTGAGGGTGCATTGGTAATGACAGAGTCCAGGGTGGCCTTTGTTCTCGTCTAAGTATAGTCATGCGTGATGTTGTTGTCAATGCTTTGTCCGTGATTGTGCGCAGTGGGGCAGTGTCACTGTTCCTCTGTGTGAGGTGTGGGTGCTGTTATATTGTCACTTGGAGTGGATTGGTTTTGGTTTGTGATGGGCAGCAGCTAGTGTAAATTACCAATGGTTCCTTCTCgttgccggggggggggggggggggggattctatTCTGCTTCTGTGTACCTTTCCAACATTCTTATACCTCTTTCTCTACTCAAACATACCTTCTCACATCTACACTCATGGTTAACCATATTAAAACTCTACACCTTCACATTCACTCCATCCTGCAAACAAGTTACCTCCCTTCAAGGAACATCTCAAATTCATGATGGGCATGTTTGCCTATGAAGTGCTAAAACCCCTCTCAGACCACCGTGTTGGCTGCATTACCTTCCAATCCAGTTTCGCTTCTCATTGTTCGACACGAAACCGAAACTTCCAATATTCTAGAGGAAAATCTATTCAGATatggttttcctttttttttttgtgaggaaaCCCATCCATCATAGCTAAATGACATCCCATCTATGTCACATTGTTGATACTGAAGTGTGTGTGATGAGCTGTgaggtgataaaaataaaacagtgaTTCCTGGGATCCGTGGAGAAAGTATCCCATTTTGGTTTTGCCAACAgaagagaacaaaaagaaaaagcatgaGGAAAATGAAACTGTAGAATAAAAGTGCTTGAAGTGTCTAAGTACTTTTGAGGAGGGGAGGAAACATTGAGGATGTATACTTGTGGAAGCTGTTACACACTAAAGCAAAAGCACCGCACCAAGCATATGCCAAGAACTGCGCCTCATTAACATTTCAATTGGACTGCATTGAACGGAGCGAAATAGGATAGAATGGTCGAGGTTTCACGTAGTTTAATGTGTCGcctttttgattttttaaacaGAACAGTGATACTGGTGGCATGCAATAATTCCTGAGGTGGTAGTAATCTCTTTGCAAGTTTCTCATTGATCTATAGATAAATCTATATGTACCACAAATTTCCCCCTTGTTTTTGATATGAAGGAAACAAATCTATACTTGTATCCCTTGCACCAAGTCAGTGATATGTTAAAATGAATCGACAATTAATGACTTGCTTAGTTGAGGGGGGTCGTAGGTTCCGAGTCATCCACCGAGAAATTAAGGACTTTCTGATCAtagaagaaaattcaaaaccTTTTCAAACGGTTGAAGCATATTTATTTGGAACTGATGAAATTAAGCATATCCATGAGGAACTAGTGAAACAGATTTCATATGATGAGAAGCAAATCATATATCTTACAATTCAAAGACATAATTACAGAGATTCAAAGAAGTGTGTCTGTTTTGTAAGTAAGAAAGTAGTTATTAAATGAAGGTAGTGATCATAGTATTGTAGTTTTCGTCAGACAGAAGTAAAGTGTACATTTGGGTCACCAATGTGTTCTCATCCAGAATTGACAATTAGTTTCTTTATTTCCTGATTTTGTCTTaagttttgttattattatttttcataccATTAAATCAAGACAGTTTGGGGGGTTTATTTTTCCTTCGGAATTCAATTTTCCATGGtcatattaaaggtaggggataccttttacagaactcccaaaatgcagcaaaacattaaatatgaacctcaggggacttgtttaggccactgcttagaaatttggaagtcaacagttatctacaatttgaataatgcacaaaactcagcTACTCAGTAGTTccgtgtgtcagccacacttaagcctttttgttgcagtcttctgtatttttcatctataaacacaaatctaaaagtataagagctgatgtaataacatatagagtgtgtggcaagaatgtatatagaaatgtttgtaagttttgatgaactttattcacaaaatatacatgatggacacacatgcagtgcatgggtctgcaaagatagcctagtaatgtactggaatttatggtgagccccgaaaagaattcatttcaaaatctaacggtcaataaaaatgtacttaatgttaccttccactttcaatactttatgggagtttctaaaatgatactctcttcaacataccactgtgtttatacaacctgaaggcatgcaaatgggattccctacctttaaggtaaTACAGCAATTTCTTCTACCAAAAGTTTGCAGTGGTGCTCTATGGACAATAGAACACAGTCAAGATATACAGTGTTACATGCAGAAGGTGCTTTGAGATTACTTTTTTCTAGTTTGTACAGGTTATGATACAAAGCATGCTTTTTTAGACATTTCTTATTGTAGTTCAGGAAAGTGTCATTTCAGCTGTTATTTGCAGTTTAAATATTCAGAATGCCAGTTAGGATATTGTTCATGTATTAGGTAACCTATCAAAATATGCCATTTAGGGGTGCAAATTTGATGTGCCTTTAAATGCCATTCAGGATCCATTTCTGAAGTGTTTGGCAGCACATTTTTCTGAGAGCAACCCCCCTTAGTTCCTCTGCGCAAATGAACTTTTGAAAAGCCAGCATGGAATTCCTAGGATATGATATTCCAATGCAGGGAACTTAAACCTGATATTGAAGCGACTTTAAAGCCTGTTTACAGCCTTAGGAAAAAACTTATACCAAAAAATTTTTACTGAGTTCTCCACACCTTTAGTCATAAAagatacattttacattttagtGTATGTACATAATGGAGATTTACATTTACTGCTGCACATTTAACATTCAGAGCAAATGTTGGCATTTTTTCTGTCAGTTTAAGTACTAAAGATTGAAATGAGAGTCTGTGTTTGCCATCGAGCATATTTACAGCATCGTGTAGGTGTGGTCAGCCTTTTATCAGACACAGAGCATGTTTGGTGAGATTTACAGTCACTGCCTGCCTTGCTTCTAATAGTCCGAAATGATGTGGGCACAGTAGGTATGCTGGACCTCTGTGATTGAGCTGCCATCAGCAATGTGCGCCATCCTGTCTGAAGTAGACATTCTGTGTTCAGTGGAAGACGGGGCGACACCCGTGCTTTCACCTTGCACGCTTTTGACAGCTGGGATGTTGGAGTAATTGTGCCCATCAGAGGCTGCCTCTTCGTTGCCGGGGAGACGCGGAACCAATGTCGATGCTCTCAGCTGGGATTTGTTGGGCTCTGCAAGGGCGGTAACATTTTCATCTGGGAGAGTGGGCTTTGACGGAGGAGTCCCGCCAATACCGGGATACATGACCATGTAGCCATGGTCATTCACATCCACCACTTGACCCTTCTTGCTTCCAGCCTCCGCTGCCAGTCCCCCAGTCAAGGGCCGGTCAGAGCCGTTGCTGGGGTGGAAGGCGACCTCCCGCGACCCTCGTTGAGAAAGTTTCTCAAGGATGCTGGTCATGGATGCGTAGCTGCTCTCTTCCCTCGGGGCTCCCCACTCCGAGCCGATGCAAGGGTCCGGCTTGCCAAGTTTGGCTGCAAAGGCGTCCTCGCTGACCCGGTAGGACAGCTGCCGTGGGGGTGAAGGTAGGGCCCTTGACGTGCGCCGGTGGTGCTGTTTAGTAGAATATATGattggtatatactgtacatgtcatTCATCACGTCTCATGAAGACATCTTTGGATTTGTGACTTTGAACAGTACTCTATCATGATGTCATGTCTCAATTATTACTTCTGGGTTGCTATCATCACATACATTTCAGTCTACACTCTTGTCATCAAATAACGCAGACTGTGATCATGCGACTCCGCTCCAATGGTAGGCTTTAGTGTATTCGTGGAAGAGAAACTTTTTGACTTTGGTTTATTGCTGGACGTGATACTCAGTCTTGATCATGACCTCAACCAGACTGAATGATTACAGCCTCTGTTTTCAACTTGGGTTTAATAACTCTAGTATACCCCTTTGTGCCTACTCGCTGATAGAAAAGCTGGTGAGGGAGATAAGgagaagagagatagatagatagatagatagatagatagatagatagatagatagatagatagatagataggtactagtagatagatagataggggaAAAGAAACTGTCCAGAGAGTAATATGTCTTGGTATTACCATAGCAACACTCACCCTATCTTTGCTGGGAGCCCGACAGCGACAGTGTCTGGTCAGGCAAGAAGGGATTGCGACGAGAAGTACCAGACCCAGCACGGATGACACCACAATCAGGGCAAGTGTTTTGACCTCGATGGTGATCATGCCTGTTGGGGATAACAGGTTTAGGAGATGAACAGAATTGCACCGgtatgttcgtgtgcattttaattttgccaatttcgcgagagccaagattcacgaaatcaaaatgcacatgaaagttcttgtctacactttaCGTATTGAATGTTAGAAGCAACACTCAAAAATTTCATACCACGAAAATATcgcgttttacagtatacaatagagtaccaaagtgtgatgtcatagccattcatcgccatggaaactggttcttaACCGTCTCACCTGACCAGAGTGTTTGTGTgcgcacctggttccaaccctaGCTATAACAAGAGACTGTGATATCATCTTTTCGGTACTCTGTAGAAAAATCCCAATCCTCCCACTGCTGAAATAGCTTTACATGCagctgtatgtgtgtttgtgtgtgggtgtacatgtgtatgtgtgtgggtgttaaTGTTTACATTGTGAATGTTAATATACTCCCATTTAGTTCAAACTGTTACCATTGATATCCAACACTTTGCTTTCATCCGCCGAATCAGAGTAGGCCACGGTGCCAGCCGTTGGTTCCTGCGTGGCATTGGGGGATGAGGTTGGTTCTGATGATGTGGCGGGCTCCGTCTGTTTTGGAGTGTGTTCCCCAGTAGCCAGACCCGAATCGAACCCAAGAGGAGTGGCTTGGTAGACATACTCTGAGAAGTTTGGCAGGGAAAACATTACACTGAGAGGTGGCTGCTATAGCTTTATTCTGCTAACAACTGTATGACTAACAACTAACTGTATGACTAACTGTATGACTGTATGACTAACTGTATGACAACTAACTGTATGACTAACAACTGTATGACTTTACGAATGACAAGAAGCTATCATTAAGGAATCTttgtcaggttttttttttc
The nucleotide sequence above comes from Diadema setosum chromosome 5, eeDiaSeto1, whole genome shotgun sequence. Encoded proteins:
- the LOC140228394 gene encoding uncharacterized protein produces the protein MTPQVLATSQELMDHVVLSDDESFTISSEDIEKAVETHYRHPTWTFYAPGEQQRIVFAFQVLSFDEGRDFLKIGDGLISGSSSQLVSFSGHTLPSEVVSVGNLAWLRLKLRTSYQGRAMPQLNVTVSVIDHFDSMAPEGGWEDGSMITLESPNHPDNYPNNYYRIWDIVLPYSFLAEVSFMHLNTEDGADVLWAGEGVHAFNANDPAWQNWTGERTGEILRRQAFNSTSSTLTVVFASDHSISKPGFQMTIRAIRALSTSPQEEYVYQATPLGFDSGLATGEHTPKQTEPATSSEPTSSPNATQEPTAGTVAYSDSADESKVLDINGMITIEVKTLALIVVSSVLGLVLLVAIPSCLTRHCRCRAPSKDRHHRRTSRALPSPPRQLSYRVSEDAFAAKLGKPDPCIGSEWGAPREESSYASMTSILEKLSQRGSREVAFHPSNGSDRPLTGGLAAEAGSKKGQVVDVNDHGYMVMYPGIGGTPPSKPTLPDENVTALAEPNKSQLRASTLVPRLPGNEEAASDGHNYSNIPAVKSVQGESTGVAPSSTEHRMSTSDRMAHIADGSSITEVQHTYCAHIISDY